One Chionomys nivalis chromosome 4, mChiNiv1.1, whole genome shotgun sequence genomic region harbors:
- the Kcnj1 gene encoding ATP-sensitive inward rectifier potassium channel 1: MEAAERSVSRVLIRALTERMFKHLRKWFVTHIFGRSRQRARLVSKDGRCNIEFGNVDVQSRFIFFVDIWTTVLDLKWRYKMTVFITAFLGSWFLFGLLWYVVAYVHKDLPEFYPPDNRTPCVENLNGMTAAFLFSLETQVTIGYGFRFVTEQCATAIFLLIFQSILGVIINSFMCGAILAKISRPKKRAKTITFSKTAVISKRGGKLCLLIRVANLRKSLLIGSHIYGKLLKTTITPEGETIILDQTNINFVVDTGNENLFFISPLTIYHVIDHHSPFFHMAAETLPQQDFELVVFLDGTVESTSATCQVRTSYVPEEVLWGYRFVPIVSKTKEGKYRVDFHNFGKTVEVETPHCAMCLYNEKDARARMKRGYDNPNFVLSEIDETDDTQM, from the exons ATGGAGGCTGCAGAACGGAGTGTGTCCAGAGTGCTG ATCAGGGCCCTGACAGAGAGGATGTTCAAACATCTTCGGAAATGGTTTGTCACGCACATCTTCGGGCGTTCACGGCAACGAGCAAGGCTGGTCTCCAAGGATGGTAGGTGTAACATAGAGTTTGGCAATGTAGACGTGCAGTCAAGGTTTATATTCTTTGTGGACATCTGGACAACCGTACTTGACCTCAAATGGAGGTACAAAATGACCGTGTTCATCACAGCCTTCCTGGGGAGTTGGTTCCTATTCGGTCTCCTGTGGTATGTGGTAGCCTACGTTCACAAGGACCTCCCAGAGTTCTACCCACCCGACAATCGCACTCCTTGTGTGGAGAACCTTAATGGCATGACCGCagcctttttgttttctctggagACTCAGGTGACCATAGGCTATGGATTCAGGTTTGTAACGGAACAGTGTGCCACTGCCATTTTCCTGCTCATCTTCCAGTCCATTCTCGGAGTGATCATCAATTCTTTCATGTGTGGCGCCATCTTAGCCAAGATCTCTAGACCCAAAAAACGTGCGAAGACCATCACTTTCAGCAAGACTGCGGTGATCAGCAAGCGTGGTGGGAAGCTCTGCCTCCTCATCCGAGTGGCTAACCTGAGGAAGAGCCTTCTGATTGGCAGTCACATATACGGCAAGCTCCTGAAGACCACCATCACTCCTGAAGGAGAGACCATTATTTTGGATCAGACCAATATCAACTTTGTCGTCGATACAGGCAACGAGAATTTGTTCTTCATCTCCCCGCTGACAATCTACCACGTCATCGACCACCACAGTCCTTTCTTCCACATGGCAGCAGAAACGCTTCCCCAGCAGGACTTTGAATTAGTCGTCTTTTTAGATGGCACAGTGGAATCCACCAGTGCAACCTGCCAGGTCCGCACATCCTACGTGCCAGAGGAAGTGCTCTGGGGCTACCGTTTTGTCCCCATAGTATCCAAGACCAAGGAAGGGAAGTACCGAGTGGATTTCCATAACTTTGGTAAGACGGTGGAAGTGGAAACCCCCCACTGTGCCATGTGCCTTTACAACGAGAAAGACGCCAGAGCCAGGATGAAGAGGGGCTACGACAACCCTAACTTTGTCCTGTCCGAAATTGATGAGACAGATGACACCCAGATGTAG